The DNA segment AAGTGGGGACGCTGGATCGGCCGCTGGACCGCCGAGGAGCACCTGCACGCCGTCGCGCTGCGCAACTACCTCGTCGTCACCCGCGAGGTCGACCCGGCCGCGAACGAGGACGTGCGCGTCGAGCACGTCATGAAGGGCTACCGCGCCGACCGGTTCAGCCAGATCGAGACGCTGGTGTTCATGGCGTTCTTCGAGCGGTCCCACGCGGTGTTCACCCGCAACCTCGAGGCACAGATCACCGAACCGGTGCTCAAGGGGCTGGTCGGCCGGATCGCCGCCGACGAGGAGCGCCACGAGGTGTTCTTCGCGAACCTCGTCGCGCACTGCCTGCAGACCCACCGCGACGAGACCGTGGCGGCGATCGCGCAGCGCGCGGCCGAGCTCGGCGTGGTCGGCGGAGACATCGACGCCTACCAGGACAAGGTCGCGGTGATGGCCGAGAATGGCATCTTCAGCCAGGAGCACCTGCGCACGGTGATCTCCGACCGCATCGCGGCGTGGAGTCTGGCCGACGAACCCTCGCTGCGGCAGTTCACGAACGCTTAACCTGACGCGCGCCCCGCACCGGCGCGTCTGCGCGGCGCGCACCCGGCGACGGGAGTAGCGTCGCTTTCGATGGCTAGCGAATTGCTCTGCTGTCCGGGCGGTACCCGATCGTTGCGATCACGAGAGGGCCGGCCCCGGCCCTGGTGCCGCAGTGTCCGCCGACAGGTTCGCGGGGGACCCGCGGATACCAGGAGCGCTACGTGACCGATTCGCCTCTCCGGACTTACGTGCTCGACACCTCCGTGCTGTTGTCCGATCCCTGGGCAACGACACGGTTTGCCGAACACGAGGTGGTTGTCCCGCTGGTGGTCATCAGTGAGTTGGAAGCCAAACGGCATCACCACGAGCTCGGCTGGTTCGCCCGGCAGGCGTTGCGCCTGTTCGACGACCTCCGGCTCGAGCACGGTCGCCTCGATCAGCCGATTCCCGTTGGGACAGAAGGCGGAACGCTGCACGTCGAGCTGAACCACAGCGACCCGTCGGTGCTGCCCGCCGGCTTCCGCACCGACTCCAACGACGCCAGGATCCTCACGGTGGCAGCCAATCTGGCCGCCGAGGGGAAGCTGGTCACGCTGGTCAGCAAGGACATCCCACTGCGCGTCAAGGCCGGTGCGGTCGGCCTGGCCGCCGACGAGTACCACGCACAGGATGTCGTGGTGTCGGGCTGGACCGGGATGGACGAGATCGACGTGACCGCCGACGAGGTGGCCGCCCTGTTCGCAGAGGGTGAGATCGACCTGGCCCCGGCGCGAGATCTGCCGTGCCACACCGGTGTTCGGCTGCTCGGCGGAAACTCGCATGCGCTCGGCCGGGTGAACGCCGCCAAACGGGTGCAGCTGGTCCGCGGTGACCGTGAAGTGTTCGGCCTCCGGGGAAGGTCGGCCGAACAACGCATGGCGCTGGATCTGCTGCTCGACGAATCGGTCGGCATCGTCTCGCTCGGCGGCAAGGCGGGCACCGGCAAGTCGGCGCTGGCGCTGTGCGCGGGCCTCGAAGCGGTGCTGGAGCGTCGCACCCAGCGCAAGGTCGTGGTGTTCCGGCCGCTCTACGCCGTCGGCGGGCAGGATCTGGGTTATCTGCCCGGCAGCGAGAGCGACAAGATGGGGCCGTGGGCCCAGGCCGTCTTCGACACCCTCGAAGGGCTGGCGAGCCCCGCGGTGCTCGAGGAGGTGCTGTCGCGCGGAATGCTGGAAGTGTTGCCGCTCACCCACATTCGCGGTCGCTCGCTGCACGATTCGTTCGTGATCGTCGACGAGGCGCAGTCGCTGGAGCGCAACGTCCTGCTGACTGTGCTGTCCCGTCTCGGCGCCGGCTCGCGGGTGGTGCTCACCCACGACGTCGCCCAGCGCGACAACCTGCGGGTCGGCCGTCACGACGGTGTTGCGGCGGTGATCGAGAAGCTCAAGGGTCACCCGCTGTTCGCCCACATCACGCTGCAGCGCAGCGAACGCTCGCCGATCGCCGCGCTGGTCACCGAGATGCTCGAGGAGATCAGCCCCGGCGCCCTCCCGTGACGTGGTGATTTCGGTGTGGTTGGTCGCGCTGGGCGCGACCAACCACACCGAAATCGCGAGTGACCTAAGGCCCTAGGCGGCCGGGGTGGCGGGGACGAAGCTGAAGCGATGTCCGATACCGTGGTCGCCACCGAGGTCATCCGCGACGCCGTCCGCCTGGCCTGCCGCGCGCCGTCACTGCACAACAGCCAGCCGTGGCGGTGGGTCGCCGACGCGGACGGGCTGCACCTGTTCCTCGACCCCGCGCGGCTGATGTACTGGGCCGACCGGTCCGGCCGCGAAGCCGTCATCAGCTGCGGTGCGGTACTCGACCACCTGCGCGTCGCGCTGGCCGCCGCCGGGTGGGAAGCCCACGTCGAGCGGCTACCCGATCGCGAGGATCCCGACCACCTGGCCACGGTCACCGTCACGCCGATGGAATCGGTCAGCGAGGCCCACCGCCGCCGCGCCGACGCGATCCTGCTGCGCCGCACCGACCGCCTCCCGATGGCCGCCGCACCGGACTGGGAGTCGTTCGAACCGCTGATGCGCGCTCGCGTCGAGGACGACGTGCACGCCGACATCCTCGCCGACCAGCTCCGCGGCGAACTCGCCGAGACCTCGCACCTTACCGAGGTGCTGCGCCTCTACGATTCCTCCTACCATGCCGAACTGAGCTGGTGGACAGCACCTTTCGACGCCGGCGAGGGAATCCCGCAGAGCGCGCTGGTGTCCGCCGCCGAGAGTGAACGCGTCGACGTCGGCCGCAACTTTCCCGTCACCCGCGGCGCCGAGCGGCGGCCGGGCATCGGCGGGGACCGGGCCACCATCGTCGTGCTGTCCACCGACGGGGACGATCGCCTCGACGCGCTGCGCAGCGGCGAGGCGATGTCGGCGGTCCTGCTGGAAGCCACCATGGCCGGGTTGGGCACCTGCACCGTCACCCACGTGACCGAAGTCGCGTCCAGCCGCGGCATCGTCGGCAACCTGATCGGCCGCGCCGCGCGGCCGCAGGTGCTGATCCGCGTCGGGCTGGCGCCGTCGCTGGAGGCGGTGCCGCCGCCGACCCCGCGCCGGGCGCTGCGGGACGTGCTGCGATTCGCGTAGCCGTTTGCGAACGGGAGCGCCGGTGGTGACACTGGCGAGCATGGTCCGCGTCTTCCTGGTCGACGATCACGAGGTGGTGCGCCGCGGGCTGATCGACCTGCTGAGCGCCGACCCCGAACTCGACGTGGTGGGCGAGGCCGATTCGGTGGCCTCAGCGCTGGCGCGCATCCCCGCTGTGGCCCCCGATGTCGCGGTGCTCGACGTGCGGCTGCCCGACGGCAACGGCATCGAACTGTGCCGCGACCTGCTGTCGCGGCTGCCCGATCTGCGGTGTCTGATGTTGACGTCCTTCACCTCCGATGAGGCGATGCTGGACGCGATCCTGGCCGGCGCCAGCGGATACGTCGTCAAGGACATCAAGGGCATGGAGCTCGCGCAGGCGATCAAGGACGTCGGGGCGGGGCGCTCGCTGCTGGACAATCGGGCCGCCACCGCGCTGATGGCCAAACTGCGCGGCGACGCCGCACGCTCCGATCCGCTGTCGGCTCTGTCGGCCCAAGAACGGGTGCTGCTCGACCTGCTCGGGGAGGGGCTGACCAACAAGCAGATCGCGGCGCGGATGTTCCTGGCGGAGAAGACGGTCAAGAACTACGTGTCCCGGCTGCTGGCGAAACTCGGTATGGAGCGGCGCACACAGGCCGCGGTGTTCGTGTCGAAGCTCGATCGCCCCGCCCGCGGCGATGGTTGAGTCGGCAGCGTGACCGAGCGTCCGCTGCGCGACACCCTGTCCCAGTTGCGGCTGCGGGAACTGCTCGCCGAGGTGCAGGACCGCATCGAGCAGATCGTCGAAGGCCGTGACCGCCTCGACGGATTGGTCGAGGCGATGCTCGTGGTCACCGCAGGACTCGAACTCGACGTCACGCTCCGCACGATCGTGCACACCGCGATCCAGCTCGTCGACGCGCGCTACGGTGCGCTCGGCGTGCGCGGCCACGGCCACGAACTGGTCGAGTTCGTCTACGAGGGCATCGACGACGACACCCGCGAGCTGATCGGCCATCTGCCCGACGGCCGTGGGGTGCTCGGGGTCCTCATCGACGATCCGCATCCGATCCGGGTCGACGACATCCGACACCACAGCGCGTCCGTCGGCTTCCCGCCGAACCATCCGCCGATGCGGACGTTCCTCGGTGTGCCGGTGCGGATCCGCGACGAGGTGTTCGGCAACCTCTACCTGACCGACAAGGTCGGCGGCCAGCCGTTCAGCGAGGACGACGAGGTGCTCGTGCAGGCGCTCGCCGCCGCGGCCGGTATCGCGATCGACAACGCCCGGCTCTACGAACAGGCCCGGGCCCGGCAGGCGTGGATCGCCGCGACGCGCGACATCGCCACCGAGATGCTCTCCGGCGTCAGCCCGGCCACCGTCTTCAGACGGGTCGTCGACCAGGCCCTGACGCTCACCGGCGCGGACGGCACCCTGGTCGCGGTGCCGGGCCAGGCCGACGATCTGGTGGTGGTCGAGGCCGCCGGGGTGGTGAGCGGTGAGTCCCTCACCGTCGCGCTCGACGACGATCCGGTGGGCCGGGCGTTCCGGGAACGCACCCCGGCGCGGCTCGACGAGATCACGCTGGGCACAACCCGATACGGACCGGCCCTGGTGCTTCCACTGCGCGCCGCCGACACGGTGGCCGGTGTCCTGGTGGCGGTGCGGCCGCCCGGCGCGCGCCGGTTCACCGCCGAACAGCTCGACGTGACGGCCGCATTCGCCGATCAGGTGGCGCTGGCCTGGCAACTGGCCACCTCGCAGCGGCGGATGCAGGAACTCGAGATCCTCACCGACCGCGACCGCATCGCCCGCGACCTGCACGACCACGTCATCCAGCGGTTGTTCGCCGTCGGCCTCTCGCTGCAGGGCACGCTCGCGCGGGTGCGCGACCCCGATGTGCAGCAGCGGCTGGCGGGCAACGTCGACGATCTGCAGGCGGTGATCCAGGAGATCCGCACCGCGATCTTCGACCTGCACGGCGGCGCGCCGGGCGCGACCCGGTTGCGCCAGCGCCTCGACGAGGCGATCGGGCAGTTCGCGGGGGCCGGCCTGCACACCACCACCCAGTTCGTCGGACCACTGTCGGTGATCGACGCGGCGCTGGCCGACCACGCGGAGGCCGTGGTGCGCGAAGCCGTCAGCAACGCTGTGCGGCATGCCGAGGCGACCGAACTGTCGGTGCGGGTCGCCGTCGCCGACGATCTGTGTATCGAGGTCGCCGACAACGGCCGCGGCGTCGAGGGACCGCGCACCGAGAGCGGTCTGCGCAATCTGCGCGCACGGGCGGACGCCGCGGGCGGCACCGTGACGCTGGGCCCCCGAGACGGCGGCGGGACGCTGCTGCGGTGGTGTGTGCCGCTGCCGTGATCAGTCCGGCAACGGACGCCTCGGCGTGGCGGGCAGTGCGGCCGCGTCGTCGGGCGCCCAGCCGATGCGCAACAGCATCTGCGGGTGGGCCCGGGATTCGAAGATCTCTTCGCGCAACGCCGCTCGCGTCTGGGGCACCTCCAGCGGCTCGGTGACCGGGCAGCTCGCCAGCCCGATCGACGTGGCGGTGAGAAGCACGAGGCTGGTGGCCTCGCCCGCCCGCAAGCGTGCCGGTGGATCGTCGTCGCGGGTGCCCAGGGCGAGCACCACCGCGTTGTCCGCGCCGTCGGCGGGGTCGGCCGGACGGGCCGGCGTGCTGCCGGCGAACACCCGCCCGGGAACCGGCGCGGACACGTCGGTCGGCGGGACGTTGGCCGCGGGGACGCCCGCCACCGACCCGTACCGGCCGCTCCACGTGGTCAGTTCGCGCAGGTAGGCCTCGTCGTGCAGATGCGTGCGCATCGCGTCGTCCACCGCCGCGTGCAACCCGGCCAGCGACTCCACCCGGCGCAGCGACACCCCGGCGCGCGCCGCGCGCGCCCCCATCACCGCGATGTCGGCGGGGGAGACCTCACGGCTGCTGTAACGTCTGCGGTCGGTGCGGCGCCGGGGAATCGCTGCGGCGAGCGCGAGCTCCAGTTCGGTCGGCGGGCGCGGTGAAAGTGTCAGTGTCGCAAGGTGATTCGGTTCGTCCGGCGCGGGGAAGCGGTGCACGCGCGCAGCCCAGCCCAGCGCCGCGAACGCGACCACGGCATGGTGCAGCGTCGCCCCGCAGCTGAGCAGGAAGTCCCGCCCGTCCGGGTCGATCTGCGGCAGATGCAGCGAGGGTTCGGCGAACAGGTCCACCCGGTCCGCGCCGGCCCGCCAGCGCCACGGCTGGCTGTTGTGCACCGACGGCGCCCGCACGGCCGACGCCAGCGCCGCGCGCAGCACGGAGGCGTCGGGAAAGCTGGTCACCCCTCCAGGGTGACCCACCGCGGGCCGTTGCGGTAGGGCACAAAGGCCCGCGGCGGCGATTGGACGACCGCGGCCCGGGTACTGACCCCGTATGCCCACACGCGTCGTGATCACCGGAGCCAGCGGAAACGTCGGAACTGCACTATTGCACCGGCTCGCCGACGCGGGCGGCTACACCGTCACCGGGGTGACCCGGCGTCAGCCGCCCAACACCGGCATCTACCGCTCGGCGCAGTGGCGTCAGCTCGACCTGGCCGATCACGACGCCACCACCCGGCTGCAATCGGTGATGCACGACGCGGACAGCGTCGTGCACCTCGCCTGGGGTTTCCAGCCGACCCGCAACGTGCAGTACCTGGACGCGGTCGGCGTCGGGGGTACCCGTGCGGTGCTGCGGGCGGCCGACGTCGCCGGCGTCGGACAGCTGGTGCACATGTCCTCGGTGGGGACCTACGCGGCGGGCCGATACGGGCAGTACGTCGACGAAACCTGGTCCACGGCGGGCATTCCCACCTCGGCCTACAGCCGTGCCAAGTCCGCGGCCGAAGCGCTGCTCGACGACTACGAGCGCAGCCATACCGACGGTGTCACGATCGCGCGGATGCGGCCCGGGTTCATCATGCAGCGCAGCGCCGCCGGCGGTTTGCGCCGCTACACCCTGCCCGCGTTCATCGAACCCCGGTGGCTGCGGTTCCTGCCGGTGCTCCCGCTCGACCGCCGTCTGGTCGTGCCGATCATCCACGCCGACGACGTCGCGGACGCGATCGCGCGGACCGTCGAGCGCCGTGCCGCCGGACCGTTCAACCTGATGGCCGAACCGCCCGTGCGCCGCGACGACCTGGCCGACGCCCTCGGCGCGCAACCGGTGCACGTCCCGTCGTCGGTACTGCGGCCCGCGGTGGCGCTGTCGTGGCGGGCGCGGCTGCAGCCGATCGACGAGGGCTGGCTCGACATGGCGTTCACCGTGCCGCTGCTCGACACCGCCCGCGCGCAGACGGAGCTCGGCTGGACGCCGACGCGCACCTCGGTGGAGGCGATGGCCGACATGGGCGAGGGATTCAAGAACTGCGCCGACACCGAGAGCCCGGTGCTGGCCTACCGGGGGCCGCTGACCAGCATGCTGCGCGACCTGCGGGCCGGCCCGATCACCGACCGCAAGGTGCCGTGAGGTGATTTCGGTGTAGTTGGTCGCGCTCACGGCGACCAACTACACCGAAATCGCTAGCTCAGTCGCCGTCCTTGACCCGGGCCATGGCCAGCACGTCGAGGCGACGGTCGAGTTCCTCCTCGGAGAGCTTCTCGCCGGTCAGGCCGCGGTCGATGACCGTCTGGCGGATCGTCTTGCGCTCCTTGAGCGCCTCCTTGGCCACCTTGGCGGCCTCCTCGTAGCCGATCGCCGAGTTCAGCGGCGTCACGATCGACGGCGACGACTCGGCCAGCTCGCGCAGGCGCTCCTCGTTGGCGACCAGACCGTCGATGCACCGCTCGGCGAACAGCCGCGACGAGTTGGTCAGCAGCTTGAACGACTCGAGCAGATTGCGCGCCATCATCGGGATATAGACGTTGAGCTCGAATGCGCCGGACGCGCCGCCGAAGGCGATCGCCGCGTCGTTGCCCACCACCTGGCAGGCCACCTGCGTCACCGCCTCGGGGATCACCGGGTTGACCTTGCCCGGCATGATCGAGCTGCCCGGCTGCAGATCCGGCAGCTGGATCTCGCCGAGCCCGGTCAGCGGACCCGAGCCCATCCAGCGGATGTCGTTGGCGATCTTGGTCAGCGACACCGCGATCGTGCGCAGCGCACCCGAGGCCTCGACGAGCCCGTCGCGGGCGGCCTGCGCCTCGAACGAGTCGACGGCCGTGCGCAATTCGGCGATGCCGGTCTGGTCGACGAGCACCTCGACGACCTTGGCGCCGAAGCCCTCCGGCGCGTTGAGGCCGGTGCCGACGGCGGTGCCGCCGATGGCGAGTTCACCGAGGCGGGGCAGGGTGGCCTTGACCCGTTCGATGCCGGCCTCGACCTGGCGGGCGTAGCCGCCGAACTCCTGGCCGAGGGTCACCGGCACCGCGTCCATCAGGTGGGTGCGGCCCGACTTCACCGTCGTGCGCCACTGGCGGGCCTTGCCGGCCAGCGACTCGTGCAGCACCTCGAGCGCCGGGATCAGATGGCGCACAGCAGCTTCGGTGGCCGCGATGTGGGTCGCGGTCGGGAACGTGTCGTTGGAGCTCTGCGACATGTTGACGTGGTCGTTGGGGTGCACGGTGACGCCGTTGGCCGCCGCGATCGACGCGATCACCTCGTTGGCGTTCATGTTCGAGCTGGTGCCCGAGCCGGTCTGGAACACGTCGATCGGGAACTGGTCGTCATGCTGACCGTCCGCGATCTCCGCCGCGGCGGCGATGATCGCGTCGGCCTTCTCCGCGTCGAGCAGCCCGAGGTCCTTGTTCACCTGCGCACAGGCGCCTTTGAGCAGGCCGAGCGCCCGGATCTGGGTGCGCTCCAGGCCGCGGCCGGAGATCGGGAAGTTCTCCACGGCCCGCTGCGTCTGGGCGCGCCACAGCGCATCCTTGGGCACCCGGACTTCGCCCATGGTGTCGTGCTCGATGCGGTACTCGACGTCGGTGTCGGTTTCGGCCATTGTGTGTTGTGTCCCTTAGGGTTTCGGCGGTTACGGCAGGGGATAGGCGGCGTTGCTGTCACCGGTGAAGTCGACAGCGGAGTACTCGTTGAGTTTGGACAGGCGGTGGTACGCCTCGATCATGCGGACGGTGCCCGACTTGCTGCGCATCACGATGGACTGGGTGGTGCAGCCGCCGCCGGTGTAGCGCACACCCTGCAGCAGATCGCCGTCGGTGACGCCGGTGGCGCAGAAGAACACGTTCTCGCCCGACACCAGATCCTCGGTCTTGAGCACCCGGTCGATGTCGTGGCCGGCGTCGATCGCCTTCTGGCGCTCCTCGTCGTCCTTCGGGGCGAGCTGGGCGTGGATGGCGCCGCCCATACAGCGGATCGCGGCGGCGGTGATGATGCCCTCGGGGGTGCCGCCGATGCCGGCGAGCATGTCGGTGCCGGAGTTGGGCCGGCAGGCCGAGATCGCGCCGGCCACGTCACCGTCGAAGATCAGCCGGATGCGCGCACCGGCCTCGCGGACGTCGGCGATCAGCTGCTCGTGGCGCGGACGGTCGAGGATGCAGACCGTCACGTCGCGGACCGACAGGCCCTTGACCTTCGCGACGGCGCGGATGTTCTCACCGATCGGCGCGGTGATGTCGATG comes from the Mycolicibacterium litorale genome and includes:
- a CDS encoding acyl-ACP desaturase, translating into MAQKPVPNALTLELEPVVKGELRRHLDSEDLWYAHDYVPFDQGENFAFLGGRDWDPSQVTLPKPVTDALEILLITKDNLAGYHRELVEHFILEEKWGRWIGRWTAEEHLHAVALRNYLVVTREVDPAANEDVRVEHVMKGYRADRFSQIETLVFMAFFERSHAVFTRNLEAQITEPVLKGLVGRIAADEERHEVFFANLVAHCLQTHRDETVAAIAQRAAELGVVGGDIDAYQDKVAVMAENGIFSQEHLRTVISDRIAAWSLADEPSLRQFTNA
- a CDS encoding PhoH family protein, with translation MTDSPLRTYVLDTSVLLSDPWATTRFAEHEVVVPLVVISELEAKRHHHELGWFARQALRLFDDLRLEHGRLDQPIPVGTEGGTLHVELNHSDPSVLPAGFRTDSNDARILTVAANLAAEGKLVTLVSKDIPLRVKAGAVGLAADEYHAQDVVVSGWTGMDEIDVTADEVAALFAEGEIDLAPARDLPCHTGVRLLGGNSHALGRVNAAKRVQLVRGDREVFGLRGRSAEQRMALDLLLDESVGIVSLGGKAGTGKSALALCAGLEAVLERRTQRKVVVFRPLYAVGGQDLGYLPGSESDKMGPWAQAVFDTLEGLASPAVLEEVLSRGMLEVLPLTHIRGRSLHDSFVIVDEAQSLERNVLLTVLSRLGAGSRVVLTHDVAQRDNLRVGRHDGVAAVIEKLKGHPLFAHITLQRSERSPIAALVTEMLEEISPGALP
- a CDS encoding Acg family FMN-binding oxidoreductase encodes the protein MSDTVVATEVIRDAVRLACRAPSLHNSQPWRWVADADGLHLFLDPARLMYWADRSGREAVISCGAVLDHLRVALAAAGWEAHVERLPDREDPDHLATVTVTPMESVSEAHRRRADAILLRRTDRLPMAAAPDWESFEPLMRARVEDDVHADILADQLRGELAETSHLTEVLRLYDSSYHAELSWWTAPFDAGEGIPQSALVSAAESERVDVGRNFPVTRGAERRPGIGGDRATIVVLSTDGDDRLDALRSGEAMSAVLLEATMAGLGTCTVTHVTEVASSRGIVGNLIGRAARPQVLIRVGLAPSLEAVPPPTPRRALRDVLRFA
- the dosR gene encoding hypoxia response regulator transcription factor DosR/DevR — translated: MVRVFLVDDHEVVRRGLIDLLSADPELDVVGEADSVASALARIPAVAPDVAVLDVRLPDGNGIELCRDLLSRLPDLRCLMLTSFTSDEAMLDAILAGASGYVVKDIKGMELAQAIKDVGAGRSLLDNRAATALMAKLRGDAARSDPLSALSAQERVLLDLLGEGLTNKQIAARMFLAEKTVKNYVSRLLAKLGMERRTQAAVFVSKLDRPARGDG
- a CDS encoding sensor histidine kinase; protein product: MTERPLRDTLSQLRLRELLAEVQDRIEQIVEGRDRLDGLVEAMLVVTAGLELDVTLRTIVHTAIQLVDARYGALGVRGHGHELVEFVYEGIDDDTRELIGHLPDGRGVLGVLIDDPHPIRVDDIRHHSASVGFPPNHPPMRTFLGVPVRIRDEVFGNLYLTDKVGGQPFSEDDEVLVQALAAAAGIAIDNARLYEQARARQAWIAATRDIATEMLSGVSPATVFRRVVDQALTLTGADGTLVAVPGQADDLVVVEAAGVVSGESLTVALDDDPVGRAFRERTPARLDEITLGTTRYGPALVLPLRAADTVAGVLVAVRPPGARRFTAEQLDVTAAFADQVALAWQLATSQRRMQELEILTDRDRIARDLHDHVIQRLFAVGLSLQGTLARVRDPDVQQRLAGNVDDLQAVIQEIRTAIFDLHGGAPGATRLRQRLDEAIGQFAGAGLHTTTQFVGPLSVIDAALADHAEAVVREAVSNAVRHAEATELSVRVAVADDLCIEVADNGRGVEGPRTESGLRNLRARADAAGGTVTLGPRDGGGTLLRWCVPLP
- a CDS encoding Acg family FMN-binding oxidoreductase produces the protein MTSFPDASVLRAALASAVRAPSVHNSQPWRWRAGADRVDLFAEPSLHLPQIDPDGRDFLLSCGATLHHAVVAFAALGWAARVHRFPAPDEPNHLATLTLSPRPPTELELALAAAIPRRRTDRRRYSSREVSPADIAVMGARAARAGVSLRRVESLAGLHAAVDDAMRTHLHDEAYLRELTTWSGRYGSVAGVPAANVPPTDVSAPVPGRVFAGSTPARPADPADGADNAVVLALGTRDDDPPARLRAGEATSLVLLTATSIGLASCPVTEPLEVPQTRAALREEIFESRAHPQMLLRIGWAPDDAAALPATPRRPLPD
- a CDS encoding NAD-dependent epimerase/dehydratase family protein, which produces MPTRVVITGASGNVGTALLHRLADAGGYTVTGVTRRQPPNTGIYRSAQWRQLDLADHDATTRLQSVMHDADSVVHLAWGFQPTRNVQYLDAVGVGGTRAVLRAADVAGVGQLVHMSSVGTYAAGRYGQYVDETWSTAGIPTSAYSRAKSAAEALLDDYERSHTDGVTIARMRPGFIMQRSAAGGLRRYTLPAFIEPRWLRFLPVLPLDRRLVVPIIHADDVADAIARTVERRAAGPFNLMAEPPVRRDDLADALGAQPVHVPSSVLRPAVALSWRARLQPIDEGWLDMAFTVPLLDTARAQTELGWTPTRTSVEAMADMGEGFKNCADTESPVLAYRGPLTSMLRDLRAGPITDRKVP
- a CDS encoding class II fumarate hydratase, coding for MAETDTDVEYRIEHDTMGEVRVPKDALWRAQTQRAVENFPISGRGLERTQIRALGLLKGACAQVNKDLGLLDAEKADAIIAAAAEIADGQHDDQFPIDVFQTGSGTSSNMNANEVIASIAAANGVTVHPNDHVNMSQSSNDTFPTATHIAATEAAVRHLIPALEVLHESLAGKARQWRTTVKSGRTHLMDAVPVTLGQEFGGYARQVEAGIERVKATLPRLGELAIGGTAVGTGLNAPEGFGAKVVEVLVDQTGIAELRTAVDSFEAQAARDGLVEASGALRTIAVSLTKIANDIRWMGSGPLTGLGEIQLPDLQPGSSIMPGKVNPVIPEAVTQVACQVVGNDAAIAFGGASGAFELNVYIPMMARNLLESFKLLTNSSRLFAERCIDGLVANEERLRELAESSPSIVTPLNSAIGYEEAAKVAKEALKERKTIRQTVIDRGLTGEKLSEEELDRRLDVLAMARVKDGD
- the glpX gene encoding class II fructose-bisphosphatase; translated protein: MPDRRREAPDRNLALELVRVTEAGAMAAGRWVGRGDKEGGDGAAVDAMRELVNSVSMRGVVVIGEGEKDNAPMLYNGEEVGNGDGPDCDFAVDPIDGTTLMSKGMPNAISVLAVAERGAMFDPSAVFYMNKIAVGPDAVDAIDITAPIGENIRAVAKVKGLSVRDVTVCILDRPRHEQLIADVREAGARIRLIFDGDVAGAISACRPNSGTDMLAGIGGTPEGIITAAAIRCMGGAIHAQLAPKDDEERQKAIDAGHDIDRVLKTEDLVSGENVFFCATGVTDGDLLQGVRYTGGGCTTQSIVMRSKSGTVRMIEAYHRLSKLNEYSAVDFTGDSNAAYPLP